GTTGACATGCAGATTTCTCTCAGGTGTGAACTTTCATGTGTTCTTTAAGGTAGAAAATCACTTTCCAGACTCTTGGcatgtgaaaggtttctctccagtgtgaactctcatgTGTCTTTTCAGATGGCTtgttcctgaaaaagtatttccacactgttgacacatgagtttctctccagtgtgaactttTGTGTGTTCATTAAGGTTACCACCCGTGGTAAAACTCTTACCACACAGTTTACATTtgtatggtttctctccagtgtgtaTTCTCATATGTCTTTTCAGGTGGGTTGTTCCtgaaaaactctttccacactccTGGCATGtgaatggtttctctccagtgtgagtttTCATGTGTTCATTAAGGTTACCAACCCTggtaaaactcttttcacacagTTTACAGTtgtatggtttctctccagtgtgaattctcatgtgacTTTTCAGGTGGCTTACACCTAAAAAAGtatttccacactgttgacacatAAATGGCTTCTCTCCGGTGTGAGTTTTGATGTGTTCATTAAGGTTACCAttggttgtaaaactcttttcacacagTTTACATGTGAatggtttttctccagtgtgagttCTCGTGTGTCTTTTCAGGTTGTTTGCTTCTGAAAAACTTTTTTCACACTGGCTACATTTGAAAGGTTTCTCTctagtgtgaattctcatgtgtcTCTTAAGTTCAGTTGATTCTGTAAAACTTTTATCACACAGATGACATGcgaatggtttctctccagtgtgaattttcATGTGCCTCTTGATTCCTGATGAACTGGTGAGGTTTGTTCCACACCGATGACATGTAAATgctttctctccggtgtgataTTTAACTTGGCTTGCTCCTGAAAATCTATTTCCActctttttgttttcttttctcagAGTTCCTTTTTGTGAAACATTAGGTTTTGTATGAAGTTTCTCATCTGCTTCATTCACTTCAGCTTGACTCTCCTTATTCACTTCCATCATATCTAAAATCAACACAGTGAACTGTTAGAAATGACAAATCAGTAGTGATAAAACAACTGAatgtacaaaaacaacatgtcACGTTATTAGGAGTGGCACAGTTCACAAAGTccacggttcggttcgtatcacagATTTATGGTCACGGTTTATGTAcggttgttttttcttttaatcgtTAACACTCTAGAAACAAGCGTGAGGGTACGCGCAGCAAAAATTACACCAACACTGAGTGGGCGGTAGTGTGCGTTAAGTGCACAAGACCCCATTTCTCTTGGCGGTGTGTACGTCAACTTTTGTAACTTTGCACACGGCTCCGCAACCTAAGAAGCACGAGTTCCCGGCGAATCTAGCCGAGCATGACGTCTCATTACACCGGCACCCAGTCTGTGCATCCAGTATAAACACCTCCCCAAAATGAGGCTTGCACTGTGGAGCCAGACGAAAGTATACAAGGCCTCGTGGTAACTTACGGGCACAAGGCTACACTGCGCATGCGTCAAACCATGCGACACCCACTCTTCGAACCAATACAAGCGAACCGAACTGTTTTCCAGCTGCAGTCCACTCTCTGTTGATCTCCCCCACATTTTTGAATAGGTTTTAtttcacaatcctctccagggtgcGATTATCCCTATTGCACACTTTTTTCTACAACAtattttccttcccttcgcctctctattaatgtgcttggacacagagctctgtgagCAGCCAGCCTCTTTagcaatgaccttttgtgtctttCTCTCCAAGGTGTCCATggtcgtcttttggacaacGGTCTAGTCAGCAGTCATCCCCATGATTGTGTAACCTTTTGAGTTAATTAGCTGATTAGAGTGTGGCACCAGTTGTCTTCAATATTGaaccttttcacaatattcactttttttgagatactgaatttgggatttttctTAGTTGTCaattataatcatcaaaattaaaagaaaaaaaaaaccatttgaaatatatcagtctgtgtgtaataatATTCTAaatatatgaccagcacctgtacaTAGGCTAGAGaaaatgaatttattttgtattattccTCAACCATCAAAGATGAAGATTGAAAAATATCCACCAACCTATTTGTTTCTCAGTATCTTCATTCTTTATTCTGCATGGTTGTGGAtctgtcatcttctcaagctcctctttcaccaacatcaacattatgtcatgacgatttcagttgtcacacatggagtgatttctctgtgtgtttgactcCAGCATTTATTGGTGGATTGTTGTAGGAGAAGCTTCACTGAAGGTCTCAATCACTCTATGGGTGTGGCTGGAGATTTAAAAAAGCTTTATCAGTAAAACATTCATAGAGGTATGTTTTTCAGTATTTAATCTGTCCAGTTTATGTCAGATACACTAAAAATATCCCTATATAAAAAGAAGATCaagataaaaaaatgcaattacttCTAAATTACTAAAGTAAGTCCAAGTTGATTATATTTAgttagttttttattatttgtaacataacatatttatattatatttaagtGCAGAATGTGTAATTATTTATCTGTAAGTCTTGCCGGTAAATccagttccttgattagtagtaaattgccATCAGCAGCATTCAatacacaaagccgtagttccttgacaagctgggccatattgCATACTATCACCAGCGACACGTCCAACAAGTCAACAACCCCAAACACCCAAGCAAGGAGGCCAAATCTTGGTTCCAAACTCAAATTATTGAGGTAATGGAGTGTCCAGCTCAATCCCCTGATCTCTACCCCATTAAAAACTTTTAGGGTGACATAAAAAAATGCAGTTTCTGAAGAAAAACATTGATAGGCACTTTGAATCCTGGGCTGAAAGTTGGTTGACTTGATTTGTCACAGATGTGCAGCAGTTATCAACAACAATTAAACATTaccaagtctttgtctttacaaaataaaactaaaataacagcatcacgCAAAGCATGAACTATAtgttatggcgtaatagcacttttgggagtacttcgactcggcacagtaacaccctccctctcccaatatgagagtgagaaggggagctgacttttcaggtgagtcgaagtactcccaaaagtgctattacgccataaaatatagttcctcttttaaatccgcttagaaaagcgctacgttttattttgtaccaccaaacttgctcgtataactactcgtcttaaataggaaaaacgttgatgtgtttggtcacttctaactttatctctaaatggtagcattgaatgcatggggctaagctaaatgctatcgaagcgtcgcagcgcgctccagcgcttacgtgcacgcacacagatgatagagggatttatcaactcttcttagttaaggtaataacatattttaatattgaaaatgagtagactattcctttaagtgcacTGCTATTTTTTGAACTCAACTATTAATGCTAAGATAACAGTGTTGTGTGCTGAACAGATTCAAAGCATATGACAAGCATTTTAGTGGTCATACAGTTATAACTTTTATTACTGGGGTCAGCATCACATGTAAACGATAATCAAggaaaacatttgtaaaatgatCTGATGTAAATAGAAACAGTCATATAAtatctgaataaaaaaataacactgcaTATGTTTTTAGCTACCCAGTGTCatgaggtttcgtgatatagtcacataattttttgattcttttattCGTGATCGCacaacgaattcctgttttcgtgtgattatcatgcattggttactcaactgctttttcatatttttaaaccattgttgcttcggtttagggttagatttggtgcttgcattaggatgtcactttatatattggtttatactattttttctgatttattttttatatgtcacctggtgttagagttgggtttgggtagggatgtcattttatgtaaatctaaccctgaaCCGAAGCGAcagtggtaaaaaaaaataggacaATACAGTTGAGTAAcggtaaccaatacgtgataatcacacgaaaacaggaattcgccGCACggtcacgaaaaaacacggaaattcgtgatatcatcattaaaaaagaatcaaaaaactacttgactatataacaaaatttcgtgagactgggctggtttTTAACTATTTGAAGAGGGTCTAGGAAATAGACACCAAACGAACATGAAACAGAAGCTCAGTAATAAAGTAATGCTTGACACATCAGAACTGTTTTCACAATTGAAACACATAACATCTCTTGAGTGTGAATTTTGGATGTAATTTCAAGTCCACACACAGCAGCCCCTGCGGCcaaaaactctttccacaagCAGTTCACAACTACAGCTTTACATCTGAAAGTCCACTCATGACCACTCGTGTGGATCTTCTGATTCAATGTCATAATAAACTCATAACTGCACAGAAGAGTTGAATGTCTTTTCTTCAGAATGTAAGCGCTGGTGATTTCTAAGACTTGATTCCAACATAAAACACTGAGGACaaacggtttctctccagtgtgaagtctCATGTGTAAACTAAGGTCAGTTTTtcttctgaaactctttccacggTGATGGCATGTGAATGCTTTCTCTCCGGTGTACACTATCATGTGTCTCTAAAGAGTGCCTTCACTTGTGAAACTTTTTACAATGAAGACACGCATGacgtttctctccagtgtgaattttcATGTGTTTCTTAAGAGCGCCTTGacttctgaaactctttccacactgaagacatgaGTGAGGTTTCTCTTCACTGTGAATTGTCATGTGTGTTTTAAGGTTAATTTTACTtctgaaactttttttacactCAAGGCACGTgaacggtttctctccagtgtgaatccttGTGTGTATCTTAAGGGTAATGTTTAGtgaaaaactctttccacattgatgacaagtgtaaggtttctctccggtgtgaactCTCATGTGTTTCTTAAGGTTACCTTTATCTCTAAAACTCTTACCACAATGTTGACACGTGTAAGGTTTCTCTTCAGTGTGAACTCTCATGTGTTTCTTAAGGTTACTTGCAGTTGTAAAACTGCTTCCACACTCATGGCACGTGTGTGGTTTCTCTCCACTGTGAATTCTTGTGTGTCTCGTAAGGTCACTTGAAGttttaaaactctttccacactgttgacacatGTAGGGTTTTTCTccggtgtgaattctcatgtgtttCTTAAGGCTAGATTCAACAGCGAAACGCTTTCCACACAGATGACAGGTGTAAGGTTTCTCTGCAGTGTGAATTTTCAAATGTCTCTTAAGGTTACCTACAGATGTAAAACTGTTTCCACACTCATGGCACACATGTGGTGTTTCTTCAGCGTGAATTCTCAGGTGAGCCTCAAGTTTACTTTTATctctaaaactctttccacactgttgacatgtgaaaggtttctcCTCACTGTGAGTCCTCTTGTGATCTTCAGGGCGTTCATCTTCACTGAAActattttcacactttatgtcttctgtcttcagagtttctttctgtgaaacattatgatttatttttacaatctgaTGTTTCTCATCCACTTCAGCTTGACTCTCCTCTTTCACTTCTATCAAATCTAAAATGAAGACAGTAAATAGTTAAAAATGATAAACCAGAGTGACAAAACACTTTTGAGATTCAATGACAAAAGCAACATGTCATGTAATATTTATGTGAAGTACATTATGTCATTTCTATTGTTAATATCTGCTCTTGTAGTTTAACTGTAGTAGAACATTGCATGGAGATCACAGTCATTCAATCCACTGaaggttgctttggataaaactctTTACCTGATGTTTCAATCTAATTCTACTGAATCTATTATAGAAGCAGAAAGTTATCATCTCAtggattttagtttattttccccTCATGTTCCTCaatgtttttataattattCCTCAACCATCAATAATAAAGATTGAAAATAGACACCAACCTATTTGTTTCTCAGTATCTTCATCCTTTATTCTGCATGGTTGTGGAtctgtcatcttctcaagctcctctttcaccagcatcaacattatgtcatgaagatttcagttgtcacacatggagtgatttctctgtgtgtttgactcCAGCATTTATTGGTGGATTGTTGTAGGAGGAGCTTCACTGAAGGTCTCAATCACTTTATGGGTGTGGCTGGAGATTTTAGAGAGGCTTTGTCAGTAAAACATTCATAGAggtaggggtgcaccgaaatttcagCAGACAAAAAATTCCGGCAGAAAATGGCATTCGGTTTCaggccaaaataaaaaaaacgaaaatgaACGTCTCCCCCTAATCCTTGAGCAAGCGCTTAGATTTCctcctccctactcccccagaagcACTCACAatgagtacgtttacatgcacagaataagcggataactatcaaaaatctgtattatagaaaactgttttcatgcgtttacatgtaAATCAATAAGCCGGCTATGCAGAAAAACTGCCTTTACATGGGACTTGAAGAATTATCAgttttctcgcaggcagtgacATCACCACCTATAGTACATAACAGTTGATCAAAAAGCCAActgcatatctgtcttaagctgtactgttgtatctcttctcgtgtctgcagaacctgtaaagGTAACATGAGCTtctattttaacagtttctctgccaactgctttagtagagcggagacttttatgcgttactttgcccCATTTTCCACATGTGACGTTAATCTTTCATACCAGGAGAAATGCGCAAATGGACAAAACTGttagaaagccggttaaggtgtttacatgccacacGAAATCggcgtaatgagcaaaaaactacctgtgccgatcggtttttgcgccgtttatgggcttttcCCGATAAAGGAAACcgttttacgcgtttacatgacaccacacattatcagtttattaagcataatcggcgtaagactgtgcatgtaaatgcactcattgtacttttatcgatccaAGCCAGGGTGTGCTTTCGCCATTAGGATGTGACCGTTTTGAACAAAAGCAGGAATAAAAGCGCTCACTTAACTCTAGACCTATcgtaaagtttgtgtttttattcaCAGTTTTGTTTAATGCGCAATGACACAgcccagcaaacacagaacgttccCCTATTGTTCACACATGGTTCACATTTGGTTAGTTTTTTTGGAAAGTAAATAAGAATGTTCTCTGTaggttatattaaaaataactaaaagaGAACATTCCAAGAACGGTTCCTGTAGGTTTTTTAAGATAAAGGGATGCAAACGTTTACGTGATTCATGTGTAACTTAATGTAATGTGTTATAATGTCTGTGTGACCACCATTAAATTAGCTGTATTCTATATATTAGGCATAAGGTTTTTTTAGTGAAAGTGTATCACGTCTGTGCTCATCAAGACATGAAGACTCTGGAGTGGAACAAAAGAAGGATGATGGGGTGTATATTCCAATAGACACTTAAAACATTAAGGTAAATTGAATGTTGAGGTTCACGTAGGCatctttgtatttatatacacaacattaggggtgcaccgataaatgcatataaacactTATAATACGTGGgcgataactattctgaatcgcacagccaATATTCTTCACAGCTATTTCGTGTACTACGGCTGTTGATCAGTGACTATGGTCCTTATCgatcaaattttttttaattttaccaGAGATTTAAAGTAATGAAGTACTTTTACTCACTACTCAAGTAACTGTACTACTATATCAAAGTGTAAGAAATGTAGTGGGTTTAAAAGTATGACGTTATAATAcagtaaaagaaaaacacaaagtaCATCCTTTGCAACAGTACTTAGTACTTTACACCTGCATTTTACAAGCATCatcctatttaaaaaaatcacaaacattTGTGTAGCCCCTATTCTACAAACTTACCTGAAACAGTCCGAAGTAATAACGAGTCACCTCCTCGCGGTAAAAATGCGGGCAGTACTTCTGATTGCAGGCAAGATTTTCGTTTTTAAATCCTCCAAGAAACGCGAAAATCACGTCTTTTCTCCTCATAAATTTCCCTCGTCTCGTCTCTTCTTCTTCTCTTATAACGGCGGTTGGCATCCAGTTTAAAGGCGCATTAGCGCCCCCTCTGCTCCGGAGCGTGGATCTGATGATACTTTCAGTTTTCCTTACTCCCAGATTACTTCTCgattatacaaataaataaataaaaccacatgaacccaaatacacacatacaaaaatatatacttaCTTATATAcgttttttaataacatttccTAAATGTTCTCTTACTTTGTTTTCCTGTACACTACTTTTATCCATTCATAATTTCTCCCTTATGTTACCTTATGTTAAAGCAAACTCTACCTAGGAAAATTTGATTGGATTAAAGTCTCTTTTGGCCAATGCAAAACAAAGTTTTTAACAATCACCTAACATTCAACAACCCAAAATGATTTTAGACACATTTTTCACATGCACATCACAATAAAAACTCTAATATAGGAAAGTTGCtatacatacaaaataaaacattttatcatACATTCATCTTTAGTAAATATAGAAAATTACAAATATTTACATCAGGCTTACATTTGCTTTGTGAGTAAATTTACATGATAGCTTAAGAAATCACTGAATACTGAATTAAGTGAAACTATTTAGGCCTACTATGTTTTTCCCTCaatttagacaaattaatacatacctctctTTTCTTAATGATTCCCTTAATCGATGTACAATGCCTCGTgaatgttagcatttagcctagcaccatttattcattaggatccaaacagggatgaatttagaagccagaAAACACttgcatgttttccctatttaaagactgttatatGATAGTTaaacaagtaagtatggtgacacataataaaatatggtgattttctaagcagataaAAACGTATAACTATTAAATGGGGAAAGAGCACACTgcgttccaaattattatgaacatgacatttttgttgatttttccaatacagtcagtaagtttacaaattttattttaccctcaacagttgacagtgtggatgttattctatgtaaatgaaattaaaatgttaaaagacAATCTATACtttgaaaaatatgcaaaatatgctGTTCCAAATGATTAAGCAAGTTGTAGTACAATATGGGTATGAAAAAAATATCTTTCTGGGAAAGAATATGCATTATCTtaaaaaatcaaattattttctaaaaatgttcatgttgagggtaaaataaaatttgtaaacttactgactgtattggaaaaatcaacaaaaatggcatgttcataataatttggaacacgGTGTaaacctttttcagttttttccttcagattttggttaccagaatgctttgcatgatgaccttattttatagttttattctgtaaagacaaagacttgtttatagttaatgttcatttaactttgaacaaactgttgccagtaaataacctaaacttaaatctacagtaagttactggcaaacatcttccaataatactgtaatttctacagacatttttaacagtgttaaataagtaaataaacatgtttagcactttattcacttttattagtacaatgctatttttttaaacacaactaTAAATGCTAAGATAACAGTGTTCTGTGTGCCGAACAGATTCAATAAGAATCAAATCCTTTTGGTGGTCATACAGTAATAACTTTTTATTATACTGGGGTCATCATCACTTCACATGTAATTAATaatcaagaaaaaaacatttctaaaatgATCTGATGTAAATAGAAACAGTGATggaataactaaataaaaaattaacactGCATATGTTTTTGACTATTTGAAGAGGGTCtggggtcatatagaccccCAAATGACCTTAAGCGCAATAATAAAGTAATGCTTGACACATCAGAACTGTTTTCACAATCGAAACACAAAAGATCTCTTGAGTACGAATTTTTGCATGTAATTTCACACTCAAAACACACATGAGCTTTGCAGCCCCAACAGCCAATGGGTTTCTCTCAAGTGTGGGTTATCATGTGTCTCTTAAGAGTGCATTTACTACTGAAATATtttccacactgaagacatgcatgaagtttctctccggtgtgaactCTCATGTGTTTCTTTAAGTTACCTGcagttgtaaaactctttccacagtcATGGCATGCGTGCGGTTTTTCTCCGGTGTGAATTCTTGTGTGTCTCGTAAGGTCACTTAAACatataaaactctttccacacagatgacaagtgaatggtttctctccagtgtgaattctcatgtgtatCCTATGGGTAAATTCAACTGTGAAACTCTTCCCACACAGATGACACATGAACGGTCTTTCTCCGGTGTGAACTATCGAATGCTTTTTAAGGGTACccacaaatttataaaacaaCTTTAAAGCGTAATCAAGTTGAAGTTGTTTTTAGTCATGAAATAAAATATACTGCATTTGGTGACTCTCAGACCATTATATttaaagttcacccaaaaatgttgttacaaatttctttgttctgatgaacatgattgaagatattttgaggaattatTCTGAGGAATTTGAGGAGCCCCATTCATACAAAGTTGATATGGTCGTCCAACCTTATACACTAGACCAGAGTTTTTAATAAGGACCTGAGTTCTTTTATTAATCTTTGAATCATGTCTTCCAATACTAATTAGTCTAGAGAATCATTTTTATGCATGCAGTCTGTTTACTTATAGCACATGAATTGTTTATGAATTACTTTTAAACTGCAAAACACACtcacaaataaacatttaaagaaaatatatactGCATTGAATGTTATTAAATGGAAAACCTGtatgtaaattaaatgaaatatatCAGGTACTGAAATTTaacaatgtaaataaaaacaaaaataaattatatcaaAACAACCATCTGTGTGTTGCCTTACTTTTAACAGTAACTAAACACTTTTACAGTATCACTACAGGATTGTCAATATTACATCACTATCTGAATGTATTTaacttatttaaattaaatatcatATAATCATATAATTGGAATATaatcaaaaagtttatttatttcagtaattccattcaaaatgtgaaacttgtatattatattcattcattacacacaggctgatatatttcaaatgtttatttcttttaattttgattattataactgacaactaaggaaaatcccaaaatCAATATCCAAAAAAgaggtcattgcaaaagaggctggctgttcacagagctgTGTGTCCAAACATATTAATAGAgagttttttttgtgtacttttaaattgaCTGTTGTAAACATTAACTTTGTTGGAATGTCTCTCTCATACACCCTCACGCAtcaaatttgttttttaaaatttcCCAGAGAAGTACTTTTACTCACTACTCAATTATGAAAATGTTGTGGATTTCCAACCCCtgaaaaactctttccacaagCAGTTCACAACTTATGATAGAGaaatatttagtgttttatcattataaatgttttatatggtATACTTTTAATGTGTTATACGTTTAATTTCTAAATGAATTGGGTTATCTCTCTGTTGCTTTCACATGTTTTTCCACAGCTAGGCCTGGATGTGTGACCTTGGTAAGAATAGCAAGCTGTATGATGCGCTAGAAAACAAAGGCACTGTGTTTTACCAGCAATGAGTGTAGAGAACTTAAAGGTTGCAAAGATACAGGCACAGAACACGCAGTTTGGGCTAGTAAACGGGGGtactatacactctaaaaacaaacggtgctatatagcaccaaaagtggctctttgctcgtaatcatagaagaacagTTTTTAGTGCCAcacagcaccggtgaagcacctgtgtggaaccatatagtgctatgtagaaccatgtgtggtgctatatggcccctatttggttctacacaggtgcaacacaggtgcttcaccggaaAAACTCATTGGTCTTTGTCATTATCATTTTGCCAATGCAGGTGTACACCTCATGACCAGTATTGTGTTCTAGAGCTTTATAACacaattctttaataaaatactttgaagAGAATCTCAACAGTCTCTGATTCTCCTAAAGAAAATCCATGACAAACTAAAGCTTGaaacacaccaaaagataaccGAGATAAGACCGATTATCTTATATGTTTTCCTGTGGTGCGtggtgttaaagggacattccacttttttgaaaaatgctaattttccacTCCCCAAACATTTGCTTGCttcttaagggcgatttatagtcgtgcgtaggtcctacggcgtagctacggcgtaggctatccgtagcctgtgcgtagctctgcgtagcctgacgcgcacctcacaaattttctaacagcgcgtcggctctacgcggaccgtaagcgctgtgattggtccaccagaacccctcccgtcaggtaaaaaaactgcgtcataagtatttccgtttgagacggtgaaaacaaagacgaGCCAACAtcaggagtgatttaactcaaactgaaacataagtcgctgtttatttacttccatcattgctggtcttctcaaattatacacaacaagttgctatttcttcttcgtttgtgggtttacttgcttagcttcttcttctgtgacgacttctgctgctactgtggttacacgcatgattactgccaaccagcggtttcgcgtgtgtttgcacggcgacgcacaagtataaatgaaaaccgacgcggaacctacgccgtcgctgctacgccgtaggacctacgcacgactataaatcgccctttaccgttttggaatccagtggtgagctga
This window of the Misgurnus anguillicaudatus chromosome 19, ASM2758022v2, whole genome shotgun sequence genome carries:
- the LOC129422699 gene encoding uncharacterized protein isoform X3 — its product is MLMLVKEELEKMTDPQPCRIKNEDTEKQIDMMEVNKESQAEVNEADEKLHTKPNVSQKGTLRKENKKSGNRFSGASQVKYHTGEKAFTCHRCGTNLTSSSGIKRHMKIHTGEKPFACHLCDKSFTESTELKRHMRIHTREKPFKCSQCEKSFSEANNLKRHTRTHTGEKPFTCKLCEKSFTTNGNLNEHIKTHTGEKPFMCQQCGNTFLGVSHLKSHMRIHTGEKPYNCKLCEKSFTRVGNLNEHMKTHTGEKPFTCQECGKSFSGTTHLKRHMRIHTGEKPYKCKLCGKSFTTGGNLNEHTKVHTGEKLMCQQCGNTFSGTSHLKRHMRVHTGEKPFTCQESGK
- the LOC129422699 gene encoding uncharacterized protein isoform X2 codes for the protein MLMLVKEELEKMTDPQPCRIKDEDTEKQIDMMEVNKESQAEVNEADEKLHTKPNVSQKGTLRKENKKSGNRFSGASQVKYHTGEKAFTCHRCGTNLTSSSGIKRHMKIHTGEKPFACHLCDKSFTESTELKRHMRIHTREKPFKCSQCEKSFSEANNLKRHTRTHTGEKPFTCKLCEKSFTTNGNLNEHIKTHTGEKPFMCQQCGNTFLGVSHLKSHMRIHTGEKPYNCKLCEKSFTRVGNLNEHMKTHTGEKPFTCQECGKSFSGTTHLKRHMRIHTGEKPYKCKLCGKSFTTGGNLNEHTKVHTGEKLMCQQCGNTFSGTSHLKRHMRVHTGEKPFTCQESGK
- the LOC129422699 gene encoding uncharacterized protein isoform X1 — protein: MLMLVKEELEKMTDPQPCRIKDEDTEKQIDLIEVKEESQAEVDEKHQIVKINHNVSQKETLKTEDIKCENSFSEDERPEDHKRTHSEEKPFTCQQCGKSFRDKSKLEAHLRIHAEETPHVCHECGNSFTSVGNLKRHLKIHTAEKPYTCHLCGKRFAVESSLKKHMRIHTGEKPYMCQQCGKSFKTSSDLTRHTRIHSGEKPHTCHECGSSFTTASNLKKHMRVHTEEKPYTCQHCGKSFRDKGNLKKHMRVHTGEKPYTCHQCGKSFSLNITLKIHTRIHTGEKPFTCLECKKSFRSKINLKTHMTIHSEEKPHSCLQCGKSFRSQGALKKHMKIHTGEKRHACLHCKKFHK